One Actinomadura viridis genomic region harbors:
- a CDS encoding alpha/beta fold hydrolase → MTTGRMVNTGDVELWTEEFGDPSHPPVLLVMGSMSQGVVWPDALVGRLAAGGRRVIRYDHRDTGRSSAVDFETAPYTWADVKNDVLGVLDAYGIPAAHIVGHSAGGLLGQWIAAEHPDRVLTLTAIGSSPLGRREGEVLMRALTGEPNRPGDLPPPLPAFVEFFARAAAEPPPADRRALVGFQVALARVLHAPDIPFDEDEQRRQEERIFDRARRPGSEAGHRLAAAADPDFEPTGLLGRITAPTLVVEGTREPVKPGHGALIAAEIPGAELLMIEGMGHTLPPQVHSELAGAILSHTARATAPAT, encoded by the coding sequence GTGACGACCGGACGCATGGTGAACACCGGAGACGTGGAGCTGTGGACGGAGGAGTTCGGTGACCCGTCCCACCCGCCCGTGCTCCTGGTGATGGGATCGATGTCGCAGGGCGTGGTGTGGCCCGACGCCCTGGTCGGGCGGCTCGCCGCGGGCGGGCGCAGGGTCATCCGCTACGACCACCGCGACACCGGGAGGTCCAGCGCGGTCGACTTCGAGACCGCCCCCTACACCTGGGCCGACGTCAAGAACGACGTGCTCGGCGTACTTGACGCCTACGGGATCCCCGCCGCCCACATCGTGGGGCATTCGGCCGGCGGGCTGCTGGGCCAGTGGATCGCGGCCGAACACCCGGACCGGGTGCTGACGCTGACGGCGATCGGCTCCTCCCCGCTCGGCCGCCGGGAGGGGGAGGTGCTGATGCGCGCCCTTACCGGCGAGCCGAACCGGCCGGGCGACCTCCCGCCGCCCCTCCCGGCCTTCGTGGAGTTCTTCGCGCGGGCCGCCGCGGAGCCGCCGCCCGCGGACCGGCGCGCCCTGGTCGGCTTCCAGGTCGCGCTGGCCCGGGTCCTGCACGCCCCGGACATCCCGTTCGACGAGGACGAGCAGCGCCGCCAGGAGGAACGGATCTTCGACCGTGCCCGCCGTCCCGGTTCCGAGGCCGGTCACCGCCTCGCCGCGGCGGCCGACCCGGACTTCGAGCCCACCGGGCTGCTGGGCCGGATCACCGCGCCCACGCTGGTCGTCGAGGGCACCCGCGAGCCCGTCAAACCGGGCCACGGCGCGCTCATCGCCGCGGAGATCCCCGGCGCCGAGCTGCTGATGATCGAGGGCATGGGCCACACCCTGCCGCCTCAGGTCCACTCGGAGCTGGCCGGGGCGATCCTGTCCCACACCGCCCGCGCCACCGCACCGGCCACCTGA
- a CDS encoding AAA family ATPase, translating to MSERFVVLTGGPGSGKSTLIERLVAAGFGRSEEAGRGVIRDQVAIGGPALPWNDPALFAELMLGWELRSYRLAAGDGVGPVFFDRGVPDIVGYLRLERRPVPAHVEEAARAFRYHHRVFVAPPWPEIYERDEERRQSQEVAERTYESMVETYGEYGYDLVTLPRCPVEERFRFVLDTLGLPERRP from the coding sequence ATGAGCGAACGGTTCGTCGTCCTGACCGGTGGCCCCGGCTCGGGGAAGAGCACGTTGATCGAACGGCTGGTCGCGGCCGGATTCGGCCGTTCCGAGGAGGCCGGACGCGGGGTGATCCGAGACCAGGTGGCGATCGGCGGTCCCGCCCTGCCCTGGAACGATCCGGCGCTGTTCGCCGAACTGATGCTCGGCTGGGAGTTGCGTTCCTACCGCCTGGCCGCCGGGGACGGCGTCGGCCCGGTCTTCTTCGACCGGGGCGTGCCCGACATCGTGGGCTATCTCCGGCTGGAGAGGCGGCCCGTACCGGCCCACGTGGAAGAGGCGGCACGGGCCTTCCGCTACCACCACCGGGTGTTCGTCGCGCCGCCCTGGCCGGAGATCTACGAGCGGGACGAGGAGCGCAGGCAGTCCCAGGAGGTGGCGGAGCGGACCTACGAGTCCATGGTCGAGACCTACGGGGAGTACGGCTACGACCTGGTGACCCTGCCCAGGTGCCCGGTGGAGGAACGGTTCCGGTTCGTCCTGGACACCCTCGGGCTCCCCGAGCGGCGCCCGTGA
- a CDS encoding DUF4132 domain-containing protein — protein sequence MDEETLIIPPSWRRRLHPRRGGTPGPAIKPAPSAGPALRARIEAQAAEIDELLDHPRSDPGLVAATRRHLRGEDDPLGAAVAGQIVTRQESIQSDHLTALVDAWCTEHGVAFAAAAVAALSKAEPTWRWIERGEATEAWVRLRNPKEKYGHWWSTRGAARRMRAVLAAADGTEYDRAVARLEDYRDDPLLRLVTAYLVPTRQDWVNECLDEIDNGLRHSRDWMLWCSVRSAEQLVPLGPLGWMAGQADLVTTAVDGAGAALAPVLAEAYDSATRADARRHTAESLAILPTDEAFQALLDRAGKERVQPALLAAMKRFPARAARLLPPAASGTGKAAALAAELLSDHLLAHPELAPEPPATARVPEASAAELPASLADPPWTRKRPAREPVVIDGLLPFTDPAVRWKRGERKLWSSTYHRKEDWAQWLADYEKGLLQPWQETILFLNGPKERVRPLFGAWSPHSLWSVERHALELAARFELDAVPILLHAAAKRAAGAGEALVPFLTPQVASMMADWAVRLKSARPIASDWFARHRVAAAPLFVPAALGRARAPRHAAELALLRIAERDGAEPVIEVARAYGDRAAAAIADLMTKDPSEVMPVRAPKIGDWADPALLPRVLLNGRDRALPPSAVRHLLMLLALPDGIPRGAAEEIRATCDAESLAEFSWAVFERWQAAGSPARDGWALTQLGPFGGDDAARRLAPLIRAWPGQSRHKNASAGLDVLAEIGTDVALTHLHGIAQKLKFKGLREQAREKIDQIAEELGLSEDELADRLVPDFGLDPGGGLVLDYGPRRFTVGFDERLKPYVLDGNGKPRKTLPKPGAKDDPELAPAAYKRFAALKKDVRTVAAVQIRRLETAMIARRRWDLPDFQRYLMSHPLMGHIVRRLVWLTDDGTTFRVAEDATFAGPADDTLTLPPAASVRVAHRLDLDDSIAAWSEVFADYEIAQPFPQLGRPVHALTLDELRTGGLERFEGVTVPLGRLLNLERHGWEHNAPADAGIVDNLIRSLPRGANAMIVFAPGVPIGHREPTEQVTLTSVCVLGGPLDPITASELLAELTDLSTP from the coding sequence ATGGACGAGGAGACCTTAATCATCCCGCCGTCCTGGCGGCGCCGCCTCCACCCCCGGCGCGGCGGGACGCCAGGCCCGGCGATCAAGCCGGCCCCGTCCGCCGGGCCGGCCCTCCGCGCCAGGATCGAGGCCCAGGCCGCGGAGATCGACGAGCTGCTCGACCATCCGCGCAGCGATCCCGGGCTCGTCGCCGCGACCCGCCGCCACCTGCGCGGCGAGGACGATCCGCTGGGCGCCGCCGTGGCCGGCCAGATCGTGACCCGCCAGGAGAGCATTCAAAGCGATCACCTCACCGCGCTCGTGGACGCGTGGTGCACCGAGCACGGCGTGGCCTTCGCCGCGGCCGCGGTCGCCGCGCTCTCCAAGGCCGAGCCCACCTGGCGGTGGATCGAACGGGGCGAGGCGACCGAGGCATGGGTCCGCCTCCGGAACCCTAAGGAGAAGTACGGCCACTGGTGGAGCACCCGTGGCGCGGCCCGCCGGATGCGCGCCGTCCTCGCTGCCGCGGACGGCACCGAGTACGACCGGGCCGTCGCCCGCCTGGAGGATTACCGGGACGATCCGCTCCTGCGCCTGGTCACCGCCTATCTGGTCCCGACGCGCCAGGACTGGGTGAACGAGTGCCTGGACGAGATCGACAACGGCCTGCGGCACAGCCGCGACTGGATGCTGTGGTGTTCGGTCCGTTCGGCCGAGCAGCTCGTCCCGCTGGGCCCTCTCGGCTGGATGGCGGGCCAGGCCGACCTGGTCACGACCGCCGTGGACGGTGCGGGCGCGGCCCTGGCTCCGGTGCTGGCCGAGGCGTACGACTCCGCCACGCGCGCCGACGCGCGGCGCCATACCGCCGAATCGCTCGCGATCCTTCCCACCGACGAGGCGTTCCAGGCGCTGCTCGACCGGGCCGGCAAGGAACGCGTCCAGCCTGCTCTCCTGGCCGCCATGAAACGCTTCCCCGCCCGCGCCGCACGGCTGCTGCCGCCCGCCGCGTCCGGCACGGGCAAGGCCGCCGCCCTCGCCGCCGAGCTGCTGTCCGACCACCTGCTGGCCCACCCGGAGCTGGCCCCCGAGCCACCCGCCACGGCCCGCGTCCCGGAGGCTTCGGCGGCGGAGCTGCCCGCCTCGCTCGCCGATCCGCCGTGGACGCGCAAGCGCCCGGCCCGCGAGCCCGTCGTGATCGACGGCCTCCTCCCTTTCACCGACCCCGCCGTCCGCTGGAAGAGGGGCGAACGCAAACTGTGGTCCTCCACCTATCACCGCAAAGAGGACTGGGCCCAGTGGCTCGCCGACTATGAGAAGGGGCTGCTGCAGCCTTGGCAGGAGACCATCCTGTTCCTCAACGGACCGAAGGAACGCGTGCGGCCCCTGTTCGGGGCCTGGTCCCCTCACAGCCTGTGGTCGGTCGAACGGCACGCGCTGGAGCTGGCCGCCCGGTTCGAGCTCGACGCCGTCCCGATACTGCTGCACGCCGCCGCCAAGAGGGCGGCGGGTGCCGGTGAGGCCCTCGTCCCGTTCCTGACCCCGCAGGTCGCGTCGATGATGGCCGACTGGGCGGTCCGGCTGAAGTCGGCGCGGCCCATCGCGTCCGACTGGTTCGCGCGGCATCGGGTCGCCGCCGCCCCGCTGTTCGTCCCGGCGGCGCTCGGCCGGGCGCGCGCGCCACGGCACGCCGCTGAACTGGCCCTGCTCCGCATCGCCGAGCGCGACGGCGCCGAACCGGTCATCGAGGTCGCCCGCGCCTACGGCGACCGGGCCGCCGCCGCCATCGCCGACCTCATGACGAAGGACCCGTCCGAGGTGATGCCGGTCCGGGCCCCGAAGATCGGTGACTGGGCGGACCCGGCGCTCCTCCCCCGCGTCCTGCTGAACGGCCGCGACCGCGCGCTGCCGCCCTCGGCCGTCCGCCACCTGCTCATGCTGCTTGCGCTTCCGGACGGCATCCCCCGCGGAGCGGCCGAGGAGATCCGCGCGACGTGCGACGCGGAGTCCCTGGCCGAGTTCTCCTGGGCGGTCTTCGAACGCTGGCAGGCGGCCGGCTCTCCGGCCAGGGACGGCTGGGCGCTCACCCAGCTCGGCCCGTTCGGCGGTGACGACGCCGCCCGCCGCCTCGCCCCGCTGATCAGGGCGTGGCCCGGGCAGAGCCGCCACAAGAACGCCTCCGCCGGACTGGACGTGCTCGCGGAGATCGGCACCGACGTCGCCCTCACCCACCTGCACGGCATCGCGCAGAAGCTCAAGTTCAAGGGGCTCCGGGAGCAGGCCCGGGAGAAGATCGACCAGATCGCCGAGGAGCTGGGCCTGTCCGAGGACGAGCTGGCCGACCGGCTCGTCCCCGACTTCGGCCTCGATCCGGGCGGCGGGCTGGTCCTGGACTACGGCCCGCGCCGGTTCACCGTGGGCTTCGACGAGCGGCTCAAGCCGTACGTCCTCGACGGGAACGGGAAGCCGCGCAAGACGCTGCCGAAGCCCGGCGCCAAGGACGACCCGGAGCTGGCGCCCGCCGCGTACAAGCGTTTCGCGGCCCTCAAGAAGGACGTCCGCACGGTCGCCGCCGTCCAGATCCGGCGGCTGGAGACCGCGATGATCGCCCGGCGGCGCTGGGACCTGCCCGATTTCCAGCGGTACCTGATGTCCCATCCACTGATGGGCCACATCGTCCGCCGCCTGGTCTGGCTGACCGACGACGGCACGACCTTCCGGGTCGCGGAGGACGCCACGTTCGCCGGCCCCGCCGACGACACCCTCACCCTCCCGCCCGCGGCGTCCGTCCGCGTCGCCCACCGCCTCGACCTGGACGACTCCATCGCCGCCTGGTCGGAGGTCTTCGCCGACTACGAGATCGCCCAGCCGTTCCCCCAGCTGGGCCGGCCCGTCCACGCCCTCACCCTCGACGAGCTCCGGACGGGCGGGCTGGAGCGGTTCGAGGGGGTCACGGTCCCGCTCGGGCGGCTCCTCAACCTGGAGCGGCACGGCTGGGAGCACAACGCCCCGGCCGACGCGGGCATCGTCGACAACCTGATCCGGTCCCTGCCCCGGGGCGCCAACGCCATGATCGTCTTCGCTCCCGGAGTCCCGATCGGCCACCGCGAGCCGACCGAGCAGGTCACCCTCACGAGCGTCTGCGTCCTCGGCGGCCCCCTCGACCCGATCACCGCCTCGGAGCTGCTGGCCGAGCTCACCGACCTGTCGACCCCCTGA
- a CDS encoding phytanoyl-CoA dioxygenase family protein translates to MVVEREAGDVGAGGRIPDELVAAYRRDGFVRVRGVLDPDEVERFRAGAEAFLEAHRAESLETSGTFSQLVNVWRRDPTLRDLTLHPRLGRIAERLAGFPLRLWHDQMLVKEPHSGTATEFHQDRPYWPHAGDRLPLSAWIALVDVPPERGCMTFLPGTQDRAGLRPQDLHDAEDLFAADPSLRWAPRVTVPLRAGDCTFHSGYTGHMALPNRTGTARLAHVTIYMDAETTYDGGAHVVTDRLGLAPGDRLDGAEFPRPWA, encoded by the coding sequence GTGGTGGTCGAACGAGAGGCCGGCGATGTCGGAGCCGGCGGGCGGATCCCCGACGAACTGGTGGCGGCGTACCGACGGGACGGTTTCGTCCGAGTCCGCGGCGTCCTGGATCCGGACGAGGTCGAACGGTTCCGGGCCGGCGCCGAGGCGTTCCTGGAGGCGCACCGCGCGGAGAGCCTGGAGACGAGCGGCACCTTCAGCCAGCTCGTCAACGTGTGGCGGCGCGACCCGACGCTGCGCGACCTCACCCTCCACCCGCGGCTCGGCCGGATCGCCGAGCGTCTCGCCGGGTTCCCGCTGCGGCTCTGGCACGACCAGATGCTGGTCAAGGAGCCCCACAGCGGCACCGCCACGGAGTTCCACCAGGACCGCCCGTACTGGCCGCACGCCGGTGACCGCCTCCCGCTCTCCGCCTGGATCGCGCTGGTGGACGTCCCGCCGGAGCGCGGATGCATGACCTTCCTGCCCGGCACCCAGGACCGCGCCGGGCTCCGCCCGCAGGACCTGCACGACGCGGAGGACCTGTTCGCGGCCGACCCGTCGCTGCGGTGGGCGCCGCGCGTCACCGTCCCGCTCCGGGCCGGGGACTGCACGTTCCACAGCGGATACACCGGTCACATGGCCCTGCCGAACCGGACCGGGACGGCCCGGCTGGCGCACGTCACCATCTACATGGACGCGGAGACCACTTACGACGGCGGCGCCCACGTCGTCACCGACCGGCTCGGCCTCGCCCCGGGAGACCGGCTGGACGGCGCGGAGTTCCCCCGGCCGTGGGCGTGA
- a CDS encoding AraC family transcriptional regulator: protein MIATLHEQALFADGPIWGGVHHLSAGIEPHTHDFLEIAVIGPGGGTHVTGRGERPLRHGDAIVLRPGAWHAFRDCSGLTVANCCLSAQALRDEVYRTPMLRRLLWTEPVSSGAQGVAVTPMDPADADEAIAQIARLERDLAAARPRPGRLLGRLVTVLGILADAGAPGRDASVPVPHPAVAATMARLEAAPADPWRLDDLARAVNLDPAYLGRLFVQCAGLTPMGFLARLRAERAATLLARSALPVARVGAAVGWDDPTYFARRFKSLVGLTPSEYRRRNAPAGFSPE, encoded by the coding sequence ATGATCGCCACGCTGCACGAGCAGGCGCTGTTCGCCGACGGGCCGATCTGGGGCGGCGTCCACCACCTGTCGGCCGGCATCGAGCCGCACACCCACGACTTCCTGGAGATCGCGGTCATCGGCCCGGGCGGCGGGACGCACGTGACCGGCCGGGGCGAGCGTCCGCTGCGGCACGGCGACGCCATCGTGCTCCGGCCGGGCGCGTGGCACGCGTTCCGGGACTGCTCCGGCCTTACTGTCGCGAACTGCTGCCTGTCCGCGCAGGCCCTGCGGGACGAGGTGTACCGGACGCCGATGCTGCGCCGCCTGCTGTGGACCGAGCCGGTGTCGTCCGGTGCCCAGGGCGTGGCGGTCACCCCCATGGACCCGGCCGACGCCGACGAGGCCATCGCCCAGATCGCCCGGCTCGAACGGGACCTGGCCGCCGCCCGGCCCCGCCCCGGGCGGCTGCTCGGCCGCCTGGTCACCGTGCTGGGCATCCTCGCCGACGCCGGCGCGCCCGGCCGGGACGCGTCCGTCCCCGTCCCGCACCCCGCCGTGGCGGCGACCATGGCCCGGCTCGAAGCGGCACCCGCCGATCCGTGGCGGCTGGACGACCTCGCGCGGGCCGTCAACCTGGACCCCGCCTACCTGGGGCGGCTGTTCGTGCAGTGCGCCGGCCTGACCCCGATGGGCTTCCTGGCCCGGCTGCGAGCCGAGCGGGCGGCGACGCTGCTGGCGCGGTCGGCCCTGCCCGTCGCCCGCGTCGGCGCCGCCGTCGGCTGGGACGACCCGACCTACTTCGCCCGGCGGTTCAAGAGCCTGGTCGGCCTGACCCCTTCGGAGTACCGGCGGCGCAACGCCCCCGCCGGGTTCAGCCCGGAGTGA
- a CDS encoding GlxA family transcriptional regulator, giving the protein MAQDSSHAVRGPHRVVVIVDDNSNPFELGCAIEIFGLPRPELGRDLYGFRLCSPEPRTVMRDGFFTLTGVAGLDAADEADTLIVPNRPDVEVPRHPAVLDAVRRAHARGARLVGFCSGAFTLAEAGVLDGRRAAAHWRWADEFRARFPAVRLEPDVLFVDDGDILTSAGSAAALDLGLHVVRRDHGAEIANAVSRRLVFAAHRDGGQRQFVERPVPDTPDESLAPVLAWAQERLDEPLTVADLAARAAVSPATLHRRFQAQLGTTPLAWLTGERLALACRLIERGESRFAMVARRSGLGTAANLRALMRRETGLTPLAYRRRFGP; this is encoded by the coding sequence ATGGCGCAAGATTCCTCGCACGCGGTCCGGGGGCCGCACCGGGTCGTCGTGATCGTGGACGACAACTCCAACCCCTTCGAGCTGGGCTGCGCGATCGAGATCTTCGGCCTGCCCCGGCCCGAACTCGGCCGCGATCTCTACGGCTTCCGCCTCTGCTCGCCCGAACCCCGCACGGTGATGCGGGACGGCTTCTTCACGCTCACGGGCGTCGCCGGGCTGGACGCGGCCGACGAGGCGGACACCCTGATCGTCCCCAACCGGCCCGACGTCGAGGTGCCCCGCCACCCGGCCGTCCTGGACGCCGTACGGCGGGCGCACGCGCGCGGCGCCCGCCTGGTCGGCTTCTGCAGCGGCGCCTTCACGCTGGCCGAGGCGGGGGTCCTGGACGGGCGCCGGGCCGCCGCGCACTGGCGGTGGGCGGACGAGTTCCGCGCCAGGTTCCCGGCCGTACGGCTCGAACCGGACGTGCTGTTCGTGGACGACGGCGACATCCTCACCTCCGCCGGGAGCGCCGCCGCCCTCGACCTCGGGCTGCACGTGGTCCGCCGCGACCACGGCGCGGAGATCGCCAACGCCGTGAGCCGGCGGCTGGTCTTCGCGGCGCACCGGGACGGCGGGCAGCGGCAGTTCGTGGAACGTCCCGTGCCCGATACGCCGGACGAGTCCCTGGCTCCCGTCCTGGCGTGGGCTCAGGAGCGGCTGGACGAGCCGCTCACCGTGGCCGACCTCGCGGCGCGCGCCGCGGTCAGCCCGGCGACCCTGCACCGGCGTTTCCAGGCGCAGCTGGGCACGACGCCCCTTGCCTGGCTCACCGGCGAACGGCTCGCCCTGGCGTGCCGGTTGATCGAGCGCGGCGAGTCGCGTTTCGCGATGGTGGCCCGGCGCAGCGGGCTGGGCACCGCCGCCAACCTGCGGGCGCTGATGCGCCGCGAGACCGGCCTGACCCCGCTGGCGTACCGCCGCCGGTTCGGCCCGTGA
- a CDS encoding cupin domain-containing protein, with protein MSNEPISLDEALASFDALWSPRIVTNVNDYDVRVAKVEGEHVWHVHDDTDEFFLILDGELHISLREPSGERTVRLPRGSVFTVPRGTEHRPYAPGGASLLLFEPNGTPSVGDRHDEIPDHVDATTGHALGS; from the coding sequence GTGAGCAACGAACCGATCTCTCTCGACGAGGCCCTGGCCTCCTTCGATGCCCTGTGGAGCCCTCGCATCGTCACCAACGTGAACGACTACGACGTGCGCGTCGCGAAGGTCGAGGGCGAGCACGTCTGGCACGTCCACGACGACACCGACGAGTTCTTCCTGATCCTCGACGGTGAACTGCACATCTCGCTGCGCGAGCCGTCCGGGGAGCGTACGGTCCGCCTCCCGCGGGGCTCGGTGTTCACCGTCCCGCGGGGTACGGAGCACCGGCCGTACGCTCCCGGTGGCGCCTCGCTCCTGCTGTTCGAGCCGAACGGCACCCCGTCGGTCGGCGACCGCCACGACGAGATCCCCGACCACGTCGACGCGACGACCGGTCACGCGCTCGGCTCCTGA
- a CDS encoding MarR family transcriptional regulator, translating to MTHEERRHIASGLAEGLGYAEIARRLGRPTSTVSREVARNGGSGGYRADRAHRATARRARRHGTAPARGTPVARDAHGRDPRVARAFAERLAGLMVRTGLPRMAARVLACLVTTDSGALTAAELVRRLEVSSASVSKAVGYLEGLEVVRRERDPRRRRERYVIDDDVWLRTWLTSARTNAMWAAAARRGAEVLGVTTPAGARLEHMALFFARLSADMSGGSSAAAAADDALTVLAALVQAGAPLTADRLAAALGWPPGRVAAALHEGERHPEITDPLVLRRTAPGLYAAGARPERLTTRQRHALRRP from the coding sequence TTGACCCACGAGGAACGCCGGCACATCGCGTCCGGGCTGGCCGAGGGGCTCGGGTACGCGGAGATCGCCCGGCGGCTGGGCCGGCCGACGTCCACCGTCAGCCGTGAGGTCGCCCGCAACGGCGGCTCCGGCGGCTACCGGGCCGACCGCGCTCACCGGGCCACCGCGCGGCGCGCCCGGCGGCACGGAACGGCCCCGGCCCGTGGCACACCGGTCGCGCGGGACGCCCACGGGCGTGATCCGCGCGTCGCGCGCGCCTTCGCGGAACGGCTCGCGGGGCTGATGGTCCGCACCGGACTGCCGCGGATGGCGGCCCGGGTGCTCGCCTGCCTGGTCACCACCGACTCCGGCGCCCTCACCGCCGCGGAACTGGTGCGGCGGCTGGAGGTCAGCTCCGCCTCGGTGTCGAAGGCCGTCGGCTACCTGGAAGGGCTGGAGGTGGTACGGCGCGAGCGTGATCCCCGGCGGCGGCGCGAGCGGTACGTCATCGACGACGACGTGTGGCTCCGTACCTGGCTGACCAGTGCCCGCACGAACGCGATGTGGGCCGCCGCCGCCCGGCGGGGGGCGGAGGTCCTCGGCGTCACCACGCCCGCCGGAGCCCGCCTGGAGCACATGGCCCTGTTCTTCGCCCGGCTCAGCGCCGACATGAGCGGCGGGTCGTCCGCCGCCGCCGCGGCCGACGACGCGCTGACCGTCCTGGCGGCGCTGGTCCAGGCCGGTGCGCCGCTCACCGCGGATCGTCTGGCCGCCGCGCTCGGCTGGCCCCCCGGCCGCGTCGCCGCCGCCCTCCACGAGGGCGAGCGGCACCCCGAGATCACCGATCCGCTCGTCCTCCGCCGGACCGCGCCCGGCCTCTACGCCGCGGGCGCCAGGCCCGAACGCCTCACCACCAGGCAACGCCACGCCCTCCGCCGTCCTTGA
- a CDS encoding ABC transporter ATP-binding protein: MSAEVAVDVDGLRMRYGTNDVLRDVTFRAHHGEVLALLGPNGAGKSTTIEILEGFRMRSAGRVEVLGTDPARGTEHWRARLGVVLQSWRDHGKWRVRELLAHLGSYYARYSTDLIRRPWETDELVAAVGLTEHAGKKIRTLSGGQRRRLDVAIGIVGRPEVLFLDEPAAGLDPVARHEFHGLVRDLAARGRTTVLLTTHDLDEAEKLADRIVILDAGRIVADGTAAELARRMAGEDRVRWTRDGQEFVHRVPDSTRFVHDLFRRHGEAIENLEVRRATLEDTYLALVRRAESGNGAAR; encoded by the coding sequence ATGTCAGCGGAGGTCGCCGTCGATGTCGACGGGCTGCGCATGCGTTACGGCACGAACGACGTCCTGCGCGACGTGACGTTCCGGGCGCACCACGGGGAAGTGCTGGCCCTGCTCGGCCCCAACGGCGCCGGGAAGAGCACGACGATCGAGATCCTGGAAGGATTCCGGATGCGGTCGGCGGGACGCGTGGAGGTGCTCGGCACGGATCCGGCGCGCGGCACCGAACACTGGCGGGCCCGGCTGGGCGTCGTCCTCCAGTCCTGGCGGGACCACGGCAAATGGCGCGTGCGCGAACTGCTCGCGCACCTCGGTTCCTACTACGCCCGCTATTCCACCGACCTGATCCGCAGACCGTGGGAAACGGACGAGCTCGTCGCGGCGGTCGGCCTCACCGAGCACGCGGGCAAGAAGATCAGGACGCTGTCGGGCGGGCAGCGCCGGAGGCTGGACGTGGCCATCGGCATCGTGGGCCGGCCCGAGGTGCTGTTCCTGGACGAGCCGGCCGCCGGGCTCGACCCGGTGGCCCGCCACGAGTTCCACGGCCTCGTGCGCGACCTCGCCGCGCGGGGGCGCACCACCGTCCTGCTCACCACCCACGACCTCGACGAGGCCGAGAAGCTCGCCGACCGCATCGTGATCCTCGACGCCGGGCGGATCGTCGCGGACGGCACGGCGGCGGAACTCGCGCGCCGCATGGCGGGCGAGGACCGGGTGCGCTGGACCCGCGACGGCCAGGAGTTCGTCCACCGCGTCCCCGATTCGACCAGGTTCGTGCACGACCTGTTCCGGCGGCACGGGGAGGCGATCGAGAACCTCGAAGTCCGCCGGGCGACGCTGGAGGACACCTATCTCGCCCTGGTGAGACGGGCCGAGTCCGGAAACGGGGCGGCCCGGTGA
- a CDS encoding ABC transporter permease, giving the protein MNPVVLRAGWSRGLIELRQSFTEGGDLFAHFFWPVTMLAVLFFLRDVPFGDGGLLLGTLALPGILGMNASMAMVSMSQLLTADREDGTLLRAKATPHGMPAYLLGKIVSVSGGLVADLAIFLIPGLLIVPGLAVGGPGSWATLGWVLALGLVATLPAGAVLGCLFTSARAQGLVTLPVLGVIAISGVFYPITALPDWTRWIAEAFPIYWLGLGMRSALLPGEAVAVEVGESWRHLETAGVLGAWAVAGLVLAPVMLRRMARRESGSSLAGRREKALQRVG; this is encoded by the coding sequence GTGAACCCGGTGGTGCTGCGCGCGGGCTGGTCCCGCGGCCTGATCGAGCTGCGGCAGTCGTTCACCGAGGGCGGCGACCTGTTCGCCCACTTCTTCTGGCCGGTGACGATGCTGGCCGTCCTCTTCTTCCTCCGGGACGTCCCGTTCGGCGACGGCGGGCTCCTGCTCGGCACCCTCGCGCTGCCGGGCATCCTGGGCATGAACGCGTCGATGGCCATGGTGAGCATGAGCCAACTGCTCACCGCCGACCGCGAGGACGGGACCCTGCTGCGCGCGAAGGCGACGCCGCACGGGATGCCGGCCTACCTGCTCGGCAAGATCGTCTCGGTGTCCGGCGGGCTCGTCGCCGACCTCGCGATCTTCCTGATCCCCGGCCTCCTCATCGTCCCCGGGCTCGCGGTCGGCGGCCCGGGCTCGTGGGCGACCCTGGGCTGGGTGCTGGCGCTCGGGCTGGTGGCGACCCTGCCGGCCGGTGCGGTGCTGGGCTGCCTGTTCACCAGCGCCCGCGCCCAGGGGCTGGTCACGCTGCCGGTCCTCGGCGTGATCGCGATCTCCGGGGTGTTCTACCCGATCACCGCGCTGCCGGACTGGACACGGTGGATCGCCGAGGCCTTCCCGATCTACTGGCTCGGCCTCGGGATGCGGTCGGCCCTTCTCCCCGGCGAGGCGGTCGCCGTCGAGGTCGGCGAGTCCTGGCGCCACCTGGAGACCGCCGGGGTGCTGGGGGCGTGGGCCGTCGCCGGCCTCGTCCTCGCGCCCGTCATGCTGCGCCGGATGGCGCGCCGGGAGTCGGGGTCGAGCCTGGCCGGCCGCCGCGAGAAGGCCCTCCAGCGCGTCGGGTAG